A window from Pseudomonas frederiksbergensis encodes these proteins:
- a CDS encoding sulfate ABC transporter substrate-binding protein: MKKLFGASLLAAGLALSSMAQAAPTLLNVSYDVMRDFYKDYNTAFQKHWQAEHNENITLQMSFGGSSKQARSVIDGLPADVITMNMATDINALADNGKLVPDNWVTRLPNNSAPFTSATVFIVRKGNPKALKDWPDLLKDGVQVIVPNPKTSGNGRYTYLSAWGYVLKNGGDESKAKDFVGKLFKQAPVLDTGGRAATTTFMTNQLGDVLVTFENEAEMIAREFGRDQFEVIYPSVSAEAEPPVSVVDRTVDKKGTRAVAEEYLKYLWSPQGQEIAAANYLRPRDPAVLAKYTDRFPKVDFLSVEKTFGDWRTVQKTHFNDGGVFDQIYSGQ, translated from the coding sequence GTGAAAAAACTCTTTGGCGCCTCACTTCTGGCCGCGGGCCTGGCACTGTCCAGCATGGCTCAGGCTGCACCGACTCTGCTTAACGTTTCCTATGACGTGATGCGCGATTTCTACAAGGACTACAACACTGCCTTCCAGAAACACTGGCAAGCCGAGCACAACGAAAACATCACCCTGCAGATGTCCTTCGGCGGCTCCAGCAAACAGGCGCGTTCAGTGATCGATGGCCTGCCGGCTGACGTCATCACCATGAACATGGCCACCGACATCAACGCCCTGGCGGACAACGGCAAACTGGTCCCGGATAACTGGGTCACACGCCTGCCGAACAACAGCGCGCCATTCACCTCGGCCACCGTGTTCATCGTCCGCAAAGGCAACCCGAAAGCCCTGAAAGACTGGCCTGACCTACTCAAGGACGGCGTGCAGGTGATCGTGCCAAACCCGAAAACTTCGGGTAACGGCCGCTACACCTACCTCTCGGCCTGGGGTTATGTGCTGAAAAACGGTGGTGACGAAAGCAAAGCCAAAGACTTCGTCGGCAAGCTGTTCAAACAAGCACCAGTGCTCGACACCGGTGGCCGCGCCGCCACGACGACCTTCATGACCAACCAGCTGGGTGATGTGCTGGTGACCTTCGAAAACGAAGCGGAAATGATTGCCCGTGAATTTGGTCGTGATCAGTTCGAAGTCATTTACCCAAGCGTCTCCGCCGAAGCCGAGCCGCCCGTGTCGGTGGTCGACAGAACCGTCGACAAGAAAGGCACCCGTGCGGTTGCCGAGGAATATCTGAAGTACCTGTGGTCGCCGCAAGGTCAGGAGATTGCGGCGGCGAACTACCTGCGTCCGCGTGATCCGGCGGTGCTGGCCAAGTACACCGATCGTTTCCCGAAAGTGGATTTCCTGTCGGTGGAGAAGACCTTTGGTGACTGGCGAACGGTGCAGAAGACTCACTTCAATGATGGCGGGGTCTTTGATCAGATCTACAGCGGCCAGTAA
- the pyk gene encoding pyruvate kinase produces MTPDKKVKILATLGPATHGIDDIRELVQAGVNIFRLNFSHGDHADHAQRYQWIREVERQLNYPLGILMDLQGPKLRVGKFAEGKVQLHRGQALRLDLDPTPGDERRVNLPHPEIIAALEPGMDLLLDDGKLRLRVVTKYSDAIDTTVLNGGELSDRKGVNVPQAVLDLSPLTAKDRRDLSFGLELGVDWVALSFVQRPQDIREARELIGDKAFLMAKIEKPSAVTQLREIAELSDAIMVARGDLGVEVPAESVPQIQKNIISICRQLGKPVVVATQMLESMRFSPAPTRAEVTDVANAVAEGADAVMLSAETASGEYPLEAVQMMSKIIRQVENGPDYQAQLDVSRPKAEATVSDAISCAIRRISNVLPVAVLVNYSESGTSSLRAARERPTVPILNLTPNLQTARRLTVAWGVHSVVNDRLRQVDEVCSTALEIAQAQGMAKRGDTLLITAGVPFGQPGSTNSLRIETLI; encoded by the coding sequence ATGACGCCTGACAAGAAGGTTAAAATCCTCGCCACCCTCGGTCCTGCCACTCACGGGATCGACGACATCCGTGAGCTGGTGCAGGCCGGGGTCAACATCTTTCGCCTGAACTTCAGCCACGGCGATCACGCCGACCACGCTCAGCGCTATCAGTGGATTCGTGAAGTCGAGCGCCAGCTGAATTATCCGCTGGGCATTCTGATGGACCTGCAAGGTCCGAAACTGCGGGTTGGCAAATTCGCCGAGGGCAAGGTGCAATTGCATCGCGGTCAGGCGCTGCGTCTGGACCTGGACCCGACGCCGGGGGATGAGCGCCGGGTCAACTTGCCTCACCCGGAAATCATCGCGGCGCTCGAACCGGGCATGGACCTGCTGCTGGACGACGGCAAGCTGCGTCTTCGCGTGGTGACCAAGTACTCCGACGCCATCGACACCACGGTGCTGAATGGCGGCGAGCTGTCGGATCGCAAAGGCGTGAACGTGCCGCAAGCGGTGCTGGACCTGAGCCCGCTGACCGCCAAGGACCGTCGCGATCTGAGCTTCGGCCTGGAGCTGGGTGTGGACTGGGTCGCGCTGTCGTTTGTGCAGCGCCCGCAAGACATCCGCGAGGCGCGCGAACTGATCGGCGACAAAGCGTTTTTGATGGCCAAGATCGAGAAGCCTTCGGCCGTGACGCAACTGCGCGAGATCGCCGAATTGAGCGATGCGATCATGGTTGCTCGCGGTGACCTGGGCGTGGAAGTGCCGGCCGAAAGCGTGCCGCAGATTCAGAAAAACATCATCAGCATCTGCCGTCAGCTCGGCAAACCGGTGGTGGTGGCGACGCAGATGCTCGAGTCGATGCGCTTCTCCCCTGCCCCGACCCGTGCCGAGGTGACCGATGTTGCCAACGCCGTGGCCGAAGGTGCGGATGCGGTGATGCTGTCGGCGGAAACCGCGTCCGGTGAGTACCCGCTGGAAGCCGTGCAGATGATGAGCAAGATCATTCGTCAGGTAGAAAATGGTCCGGACTATCAGGCGCAACTGGACGTCAGCCGGCCCAAGGCTGAGGCGACGGTTTCCGATGCGATCAGCTGCGCGATTCGCCGCATCAGCAATGTGCTGCCGGTGGCGGTACTGGTGAATTACAGCGAATCCGGCACCTCGAGTTTGCGGGCGGCGCGGGAGCGGCCAACGGTGCCGATCCTCAACCTGACGCCAAACCTGCAAACCGCTCGCCGGTTGACGGTGGCCTGGGGCGTGCATTCGGTGGTCAATGATCGGCTGCGGCAGGTGGATGAGGTGTGCTCAACGGCGCTGGAGATTGCCCAGGCGCAGGGCATGGCCAAGCGTGGCGACACCTTGTTGATCACCGCGGGTGTGCCGTTTGGGCAGCCGGGGTCGACTAACTCCTTGCGTATCGAGACGTTGATCTAG
- a CDS encoding 2-hydroxy-3-oxopropionate reductase, whose amino-acid sequence MAKIGFIGTGIMGHPMALNLQKAGHSLFLSAHHDAAPADLIAGGAVALANPKEVAQEAEFIIVMVPDTPQVDDVLFRADGVAAGVGKGKVVIDMSSISPTATKAFAAKINEKGAQYLDAPVSGGEVGAKAATLSIMVGGEADAFERVLPLFQAMGKNITLVGGNGDGQTAKVANQIIVALNIQAVAEALLFASKNGADPAKVREALMGGFASSKILEVHGERMIKGTFDPGFRISLHQKDLNLALAGARELGINLPNTANTQQVFSTCAAIGGSNWDHSALIKGLEHMANFSIRDK is encoded by the coding sequence ATGGCTAAAATCGGATTTATCGGCACCGGCATCATGGGCCACCCAATGGCATTGAACCTGCAAAAAGCCGGTCACAGCCTGTTCCTGTCGGCGCACCACGACGCTGCACCTGCTGACCTGATTGCCGGTGGCGCCGTCGCCCTGGCGAACCCGAAAGAAGTCGCGCAAGAAGCCGAATTCATCATCGTCATGGTGCCGGATACCCCGCAGGTCGATGACGTGCTGTTCCGCGCCGACGGTGTTGCGGCCGGTGTTGGCAAGGGCAAGGTCGTGATCGACATGAGCTCGATCTCACCAACCGCCACCAAAGCCTTCGCCGCCAAAATCAATGAAAAAGGCGCTCAGTACCTCGACGCGCCGGTGTCCGGCGGTGAAGTCGGCGCCAAGGCCGCGACGCTGAGCATCATGGTCGGCGGTGAGGCCGATGCCTTCGAACGCGTTCTGCCACTGTTCCAGGCGATGGGCAAGAACATCACCCTGGTCGGCGGCAACGGCGATGGTCAAACCGCCAAAGTAGCGAACCAGATCATCGTGGCGCTGAACATCCAGGCCGTGGCCGAAGCCCTGCTGTTTGCATCAAAAAACGGTGCCGATCCGGCCAAGGTGCGCGAAGCACTGATGGGCGGCTTCGCCTCCTCGAAGATCCTCGAAGTGCACGGCGAACGCATGATCAAAGGCACCTTCGACCCAGGCTTCCGCATCAGCCTGCACCAGAAGGACCTGAACCTGGCCCTGGCCGGCGCACGCGAACTGGGCATCAACCTGCCGAACACCGCCAACACCCAGCAAGTGTTCAGCACCTGCGCGGCCATCGGTGGCAGCAACTGGGACCACTCGGCGCTGATCAAGGGCCTGGAACACATGGCGAATTTCTCGATTCGCGATAAGTAA
- the hyi gene encoding hydroxypyruvate isomerase encodes MPRFAANLSMLFTEQDFLARFEAAAKAGFNGVEYLFPYDFSSAEIKAKLDANGLTQVLFNLPAGDWAKGERGIACLPDRVEEFRAGVDLAIAYAKVLGNTQVNCLAGIRPQGVDDATVEKTFVANLKYAADKLQAAGIKLVMEAINTRDIPGFYLNNTAQALSIREQVGSANLFLQYDIYHMQIMEGDLARTMAAHLGEINHIQLADNPGRNEPGTGEINYRFLFEHLDRIGYEGWVGCEYKPLTTTEAGLGWLKTHNAI; translated from the coding sequence ATGCCGCGTTTCGCAGCCAACTTGTCCATGCTGTTCACCGAGCAGGATTTTCTTGCCCGTTTTGAAGCTGCCGCCAAGGCGGGCTTCAATGGTGTCGAATACCTGTTCCCTTACGATTTCAGCTCCGCCGAGATCAAAGCCAAGCTCGATGCCAATGGCTTGACCCAGGTGCTGTTCAACCTGCCGGCCGGTGACTGGGCCAAGGGCGAACGCGGTATCGCGTGCCTGCCGGACCGGGTTGAAGAGTTCCGCGCCGGTGTCGATCTGGCGATTGCCTACGCGAAAGTGTTGGGCAACACCCAGGTCAACTGCCTGGCCGGTATCCGTCCACAAGGCGTCGACGATGCCACCGTGGAAAAAACCTTCGTCGCCAACCTCAAGTACGCCGCCGACAAGCTGCAAGCGGCGGGCATCAAACTGGTGATGGAAGCGATCAACACCCGCGACATCCCGGGTTTCTACCTCAACAACACGGCGCAAGCCCTGTCGATTCGCGAACAGGTCGGCAGCGCCAACCTGTTTCTGCAATACGACATCTACCACATGCAAATCATGGAGGGCGACCTGGCCCGCACCATGGCTGCGCACCTGGGCGAGATCAACCACATCCAGTTGGCCGATAACCCTGGGCGCAACGAACCGGGCACCGGTGAGATCAACTACCGCTTCCTGTTCGAACACCTGGACCGCATCGGTTATGAGGGTTGGGTTGGCTGCGAATACAAGCCGCTGACCACCACTGAAGCGGGCCTGGGCTGGCTCAAAACCCACAACGCAATCTGA
- a CDS encoding urea transporter, whose protein sequence is MPANHFNTHCPDWATALLNGFSQIFLQRHPLCGLLCLLAILFTAPTLLGGALLGGVAGLLTAQRRGYAKADRQAGLFSYNGVLLGLLLSLYFPWSALLPPLIIAVGGLSAMVTQQWLKRVRISQYLPAYTAPFVGLGWLLLCFATPSTTAHVIEINTLNMLAAPLKGLGQVMFLGHPLAGAMIATGLLIADRRAFCWALLASVAGMGWSMLNHDFYTALIGLGGYNAVLAALAFSSQRQKPWLPLIGIASALLLTPVFAAIGLPTLTAPFILSCWLIRTVVQMLGKPPVTRAPCTLEENQPRLR, encoded by the coding sequence ATGCCTGCCAACCACTTCAACACCCACTGCCCCGATTGGGCGACTGCCCTGCTCAACGGTTTCAGTCAGATCTTCCTCCAGCGCCATCCGCTGTGCGGTCTGCTGTGCCTGTTGGCCATTCTGTTCACCGCGCCCACCCTGCTCGGCGGTGCATTGCTGGGCGGTGTCGCCGGGTTGCTCACCGCGCAACGACGTGGCTATGCCAAGGCCGATCGACAGGCCGGGCTCTTCAGCTACAACGGTGTCTTGCTCGGTTTACTGCTGAGCCTCTACTTCCCCTGGTCCGCGCTGTTACCGCCGCTGATCATCGCTGTCGGCGGCCTGAGCGCGATGGTCACTCAGCAATGGCTCAAGCGCGTGCGGATCAGCCAATACCTGCCTGCCTATACGGCACCTTTCGTGGGATTGGGCTGGTTGTTGCTGTGCTTCGCCACGCCCTCGACAACTGCGCACGTGATCGAAATCAATACGCTGAACATGCTCGCCGCACCACTCAAAGGCCTCGGCCAGGTGATGTTCCTCGGTCATCCACTGGCCGGTGCGATGATTGCCACGGGTTTGCTGATCGCTGATCGCCGCGCATTCTGCTGGGCGTTGTTGGCGTCTGTCGCAGGCATGGGCTGGAGCATGCTGAATCACGACTTCTACACCGCATTGATCGGCCTCGGTGGCTATAACGCCGTACTCGCCGCCCTCGCCTTCAGCTCGCAGCGCCAGAAGCCTTGGCTGCCGCTCATCGGTATTGCATCAGCGCTGTTGCTGACGCCGGTGTTTGCCGCCATCGGTCTGCCAACGCTGACCGCGCCGTTCATCCTTTCCTGCTGGCTGATCCGCACGGTGGTTCAAATGCTCGGCAAGCCCCCTGTCACCCGTGCGCCTTGCACTCTGGAGGAGAATCAACCTAGGCTTCGCTGA
- a CDS encoding glycerate kinase, which yields MSVNPQQFLRELFATAIDAAHPQQVLEAHLPKDRSGRVIVIGAGKAAAAMAQVVERCWQGEVSGLVVTRYGHGAPCEKIEVVEAAHPVPDAAGLAVAKRVLELVSNLTEDDRVIFLLSGGGSALLALPAAGITLADKQSINKALLKSGATIGEMNCVRKHLSAIKGGRLGKACWPATVYTYAISDVPGDLATVIASGPTVADPSTSGEALAILKRYAIEVPASVRNWLQSPESETVKPGDPSLARSHFQLIARPQQSLEAAAVKARQAGFSPLILGDLEGESREVAKVHAGIARQVVLHGQPLAAPCVILSGGETTVTVRGNGRGGRNAEFLLSLTDSLKGLPGVYALAGDTDGIDGSEDNAGAIMTPDSYARAAALGLSASDELDNNNGYGYFEALEALIVTEPTRTNVNDFRAILILESPKNDA from the coding sequence ATGTCGGTCAATCCGCAACAATTCCTGCGCGAGCTGTTTGCCACAGCCATCGACGCGGCCCATCCGCAGCAAGTCCTCGAAGCCCATTTGCCCAAAGATCGCAGCGGTCGGGTGATCGTCATCGGCGCCGGCAAAGCCGCCGCGGCCATGGCTCAAGTGGTGGAGCGTTGCTGGCAGGGTGAAGTATCGGGTCTAGTGGTGACGCGTTACGGTCACGGCGCTCCGTGTGAAAAAATCGAAGTGGTCGAAGCCGCTCACCCGGTGCCTGACGCTGCCGGTCTGGCGGTGGCCAAACGCGTGTTGGAACTGGTCAGCAACCTGACTGAAGACGACCGTGTGATCTTCCTGCTCTCGGGCGGCGGCTCTGCCCTGCTGGCGTTGCCCGCGGCCGGCATCACCCTGGCCGACAAGCAGTCGATCAACAAAGCCCTGCTCAAATCCGGCGCCACCATCGGCGAGATGAATTGCGTGCGCAAGCACCTCTCGGCGATCAAGGGCGGCCGCCTCGGCAAAGCCTGCTGGCCTGCCACTGTTTATACCTATGCGATTTCCGATGTACCGGGCGACCTCGCCACGGTCATCGCCTCCGGCCCCACCGTGGCCGATCCGAGCACTTCCGGCGAAGCCCTGGCGATCCTCAAGCGTTACGCCATTGAAGTCCCGGCCTCGGTGCGCAACTGGCTGCAGAGCCCGGAGTCAGAGACGGTCAAACCCGGCGACCCGAGCCTGGCGCGCAGTCACTTCCAACTGATCGCCCGTCCGCAGCAGTCGCTTGAAGCCGCTGCGGTGAAAGCACGGCAGGCCGGTTTCAGCCCGCTGATACTCGGCGACCTGGAAGGCGAATCCCGCGAAGTGGCCAAGGTTCACGCCGGCATCGCCCGTCAGGTTGTGCTGCACGGTCAGCCATTGGCGGCGCCCTGCGTGATCCTCTCGGGCGGTGAAACCACGGTCACCGTACGCGGCAATGGCCGTGGCGGACGCAACGCCGAATTCCTGCTCAGCCTGACCGACAGCCTCAAAGGCCTGCCCGGCGTCTACGCGCTGGCTGGCGACACCGATGGCATCGATGGCTCCGAAGACAATGCCGGCGCAATCATGACTCCGGACAGCTACGCCCGCGCCGCCGCCCTCGGCCTGAGCGCCAGCGACGAGTTGGACAACAACAATGGCTACGGCTATTTCGAGGCGCTGGAAGCGCTGATCGTCACTGAACCGACCCGCACCAACGTCAACGACTTCCGTGCCATCCTGATTCTCGAGAGCCCTAAAAATGACGCCTGA
- the gcl gene encoding glyoxylate carboligase — protein MSKMRAIEAAVLVMRREGVDTAFGIPGAAINPLYSALQKVGGIDHVLARHVEGASHMAEGYTRTKAGNIGVCIGTSGPAGTDMVTGLYSASADSIPILCITGQAPRARMHKEDFQAVDITSIVKPVTKWATTVMEPGQVPYAFQKAFYEMRSGRPGPVLIDLPFDVQMAEIEFDIDAYEPLPLAKPTANRVQIEKALAMLDQAERPLLVAGGGIINADASELLVEFAELTGIPVVPTLMGWGTIPDDHPLMVGMVGLQTSHRYGNATMLKSDLVLGVGNRWANRHTGSIDVYTEGRKFIHVDIEPTQIGRVFTPDLGIVSDAAAALTVFIEVAREWQAAGKLKNRSGWLQDCQQRKSSLQRKTHFDNVPVKPQRVYEEMNQVFGKDTCYVSTIGLSQIAGAQFLHVYKPRHWINCGQAGPLGWTIPAALGVVKADPTRKVVALSGDYDFQFMIEELAVGAQFKLPYIHVVVNNSYLGLIRQAQRGFDMDYCVQLSFDNLNAPELNGYGVDHVAVAEGLGCKALRVFEPSQIQPALRRAQELIEEFKVPVIVEIILERVTNISMGTEINAVNEFEDLALVGNDAPTAISLLD, from the coding sequence ATGAGCAAAATGAGAGCAATCGAAGCCGCCGTTCTGGTGATGCGCCGTGAAGGGGTTGATACCGCTTTTGGCATCCCGGGCGCCGCGATCAACCCGCTGTACTCCGCCTTGCAGAAGGTCGGTGGCATCGATCACGTCCTCGCTCGCCACGTTGAAGGCGCCTCGCACATGGCCGAGGGCTACACCCGCACCAAGGCCGGCAACATCGGCGTGTGCATCGGCACTTCGGGACCTGCCGGTACCGACATGGTCACCGGGCTCTACAGTGCCTCGGCCGACTCGATCCCGATTCTTTGCATTACCGGCCAGGCTCCCCGCGCGCGGATGCACAAGGAAGACTTCCAGGCCGTCGACATTACCTCGATCGTCAAGCCAGTGACCAAATGGGCAACCACCGTCATGGAACCGGGCCAGGTGCCTTACGCGTTCCAGAAAGCCTTCTACGAAATGCGCTCCGGCCGTCCAGGCCCGGTGCTGATCGATCTGCCGTTCGACGTGCAGATGGCTGAAATCGAATTCGACATCGACGCCTATGAACCACTGCCGCTGGCCAAGCCAACCGCGAACCGCGTGCAAATCGAGAAGGCCCTGGCCATGCTCGATCAGGCCGAGCGTCCGTTGCTGGTGGCCGGCGGCGGCATCATCAACGCCGACGCCAGCGAATTGCTGGTGGAATTTGCCGAGCTGACCGGTATTCCGGTGGTTCCGACTTTGATGGGCTGGGGCACCATCCCGGATGATCACCCGTTGATGGTCGGCATGGTCGGCCTGCAAACCTCGCACCGCTACGGCAACGCGACGATGCTCAAATCCGACCTGGTACTGGGTGTCGGTAACCGCTGGGCCAACCGTCACACCGGTTCGATCGACGTTTACACCGAAGGCCGCAAGTTCATCCACGTTGACATCGAACCGACCCAGATCGGCCGCGTGTTCACCCCGGACCTGGGCATCGTTTCCGATGCCGCTGCCGCCCTGACCGTGTTCATCGAAGTCGCTCGCGAATGGCAAGCCGCCGGCAAACTGAAAAACCGCAGTGGCTGGCTGCAAGACTGCCAGCAGCGCAAGTCCAGCCTGCAGCGCAAGACTCACTTCGACAACGTGCCGGTCAAGCCGCAACGCGTTTACGAAGAGATGAACCAGGTGTTCGGCAAAGACACGTGCTACGTCAGCACCATCGGTCTGTCGCAGATTGCCGGCGCGCAGTTCCTGCACGTCTACAAACCGCGTCACTGGATCAACTGTGGTCAAGCCGGTCCGTTGGGCTGGACCATTCCGGCAGCGCTGGGTGTGGTCAAGGCCGATCCGACCCGTAAAGTGGTAGCGTTGTCGGGCGACTATGACTTCCAGTTCATGATTGAAGAACTGGCGGTGGGCGCGCAGTTCAAGCTGCCGTACATCCACGTGGTGGTGAACAACTCGTACCTGGGGCTGATTCGTCAGGCTCAGCGCGGTTTCGACATGGACTACTGCGTGCAGCTGTCCTTCGACAACTTGAACGCTCCGGAACTCAACGGTTACGGTGTCGACCACGTCGCGGTCGCCGAAGGCCTGGGCTGCAAGGCGCTGCGTGTATTCGAACCGAGCCAGATCCAGCCTGCCCTGCGCAGGGCTCAGGAGCTGATCGAAGAGTTCAAGGTGCCGGTGATCGTTGAGATTATTCTGGAACGTGTGACCAACATTTCCATGGGCACCGAGATCAACGCCGTCAACGAATTCGAAGACCTGGCGCTGGTCGGCAACGATGCGCCAACGGCGATTTCGTTGCTTGATTAA
- a CDS encoding ion transporter: MDSNRNWREELYVMVFQSDTKAGRRFDGILLLIILASIVIVMLDSIDSIHQNYANVLAYIEWGFTVIFAIEYGLRLYCSPKPLRYAFSFYGLVDLLAIVPGILALYYADAQYLLIIRIIRMLRIFRVLKLSPYLKQANYLMSALRGSKQKIVVFLVSVCTLVTVFGTLMYVIEGPEHGFTSIPKGIYWAIVTLTTVGFGDIVPKTPLGQVISSLVMITGYSIIAVPTGIFTAELANAMRGEQLQHDCPVCKKNNHEHGAAFCSRCGNALFKKTE; this comes from the coding sequence ATGGACAGCAACAGAAACTGGCGTGAAGAGCTTTACGTCATGGTTTTCCAGAGCGACACCAAGGCCGGGCGGCGCTTCGACGGCATACTGCTGTTGATCATTCTCGCCAGCATTGTGATCGTGATGCTCGACAGCATCGATTCCATTCACCAGAACTACGCCAATGTGCTGGCGTACATCGAGTGGGGCTTTACGGTTATCTTCGCCATCGAATACGGCCTGCGACTGTACTGTTCGCCCAAGCCGTTGCGCTACGCGTTCAGCTTCTATGGACTGGTGGATTTGCTGGCGATCGTGCCCGGCATTCTTGCGCTGTATTACGCCGATGCGCAGTACCTGCTGATTATCCGGATCATTCGGATGCTGCGGATTTTCCGCGTGCTCAAGCTGAGCCCGTACCTCAAGCAAGCCAACTATCTGATGTCCGCATTGCGCGGCAGCAAGCAGAAGATCGTGGTGTTTCTCGTCAGCGTCTGCACCCTGGTGACAGTGTTCGGTACGCTGATGTACGTGATCGAAGGCCCGGAGCACGGTTTCACCAGCATTCCCAAAGGCATCTATTGGGCTATCGTCACGCTGACCACCGTGGGCTTCGGCGACATCGTGCCGAAAACGCCGCTGGGCCAGGTGATTTCGTCGCTGGTGATGATCACCGGTTACTCGATCATCGCCGTGCCGACGGGAATTTTCACCGCCGAACTGGCCAACGCGATGCGCGGCGAACAACTGCAACATGACTGCCCGGTGTGCAAGAAAAACAACCACGAACATGGGGCGGCGTTCTGCTCGCGATGCGGGAATGCGTTGTTTAAGAAAACGGAATAA
- a CDS encoding GlcG/HbpS family heme-binding protein, with translation MSALTLKVAVNLANQAISAGRAISAAPLTIAVLDAGGHLVTLQREDGASLLRPQIAIGKAWGAIALGKGSRLLALDAQQRPAFIAALNSLGQGSVVPAPGGVLIRDQDGNVLGAVGISGDLSDVDEQCAITAIEAAGLLADAGVTA, from the coding sequence ATGAGCGCTTTAACCTTGAAAGTCGCAGTCAACCTGGCCAATCAGGCTATTTCCGCAGGGCGTGCAATCTCGGCGGCTCCATTGACCATCGCGGTACTGGATGCGGGTGGACACTTGGTCACCCTGCAGCGTGAAGACGGCGCCAGCCTGCTGCGCCCGCAGATCGCCATCGGCAAAGCCTGGGGCGCCATTGCCCTGGGTAAAGGCTCACGCCTGCTGGCACTGGACGCACAACAACGCCCGGCGTTTATCGCCGCTTTGAACAGTCTGGGGCAGGGCAGTGTGGTGCCGGCACCGGGTGGGGTGTTGATTCGGGATCAGGACGGGAACGTGCTGGGGGCTGTCGGTATCAGCGGGGATCTTTCGGATGTTGATGAGCAATGTGCGATCACTGCGATCGAGGCGGCGGGGTTGCTGGCGGATGCGGGGGTGACTGCTTGA